The sequence TTGATGAGTACTATGGCCACACCTCAGGCCACTGGGGGGAATATTTTGACCCCCCGCTTGAACAGAATGGCAAGATGGTACGAGAGAAAGGTTACATCGTAGATATCTGCACGGACAAAGTCTTGAGCTTCATTGATCGGAATAAGGAAAAGCCCTTTTTCTGTTACGTGCCATTCACCACCCCGCACTCGCCATGGGCCGCGCTTGAGAAAGATTGGCAGCGTCTCAAAGATAAGCCCATCACACAAACTGCTACCGATGTCGCCAAAGAAGTGGCGGACGAAACTCGATGCGCTCTTGCTATGATCGAGAATCAAGATGGGAATGTCGGTCGGGTGCTAGATAAGTTGAAGGAGCATGGTCTAACTAAAAATACCATCGTCATTTATTTCTCCGACAATGGTCCGAATAGCCATCGCTGGACAGGCGGCATGAAAGGTAAAAAAGGCACCACAGATGAAGGTGGCGTCCGCTCTACTTTTTACATTTCGTGGCCTTCCTCGCTGCCCCAGGGACATACCGTCACTCAGATCGCTGGTGCCATTGACCTTTTGCCCACTCTCGTCTCTTTGGCGCAGATCCCACGAGTGGGGGATAAGCCGCTGGATGGCCGCGACTTGACGCCGCTTCTCAAAAAACAAGACACAGGCTGGCCTGATCGCATGATTTTCTCCACTTGGGGCTCCAATATCAGCGTGCGCACTCAGCAGCATCGTCTGGACAATGCGGGGCAACTTTATGATATGCGGGCCGACCCCGGTCAGACGAAGGCGATCAATGACCAAGAGCCAGCGATAGCCGCGAAACTAAGCGCGGCTGTGGCCACTTGGCGTGAAGAAGTCTTTGGAGTAGCCACAGAAGAAGTTAAGGCTAAAGGCAAAAAGAAGGGGGCAGGTAATGCCGTGGATCCCCGTCCCATTCCTGTAGGCTATCGCGAGTTTCCCATCACCATGTTGCCTGCTCGTGATGGCGATCCGCGCGGAGGTGTGAAACGCAGCAGTAACGCTCCTAACTGCTCTTATTTCGTCAATTGGACAAACAAAGAGGATCACCTCGTATGGCTGCTGGATGTCCATACGGCAGGGCGCTACGAAGTCACAGTGGATTATACCTGCCCGGTTGGCGATGCGGGTTCGACCGTTGAGTTGTCTTTCAAAGACAGCCGTCTTAAAAATCAGGTCACGCCAGGCTGGGACCCTCCACTTTATACCAATCAAGACACTCTTCCACGGCCTGATGGAGAGTCGCAAATGAAGGAGTTCCGCACGCTAAACCTCGGCCAAATGAAGCTTCAGGCCGGGCAGGGGCCGCTGACTCTTCGTGCTCTGGAAATCCCTGGAAAATCAGTCATGGACCTGCGCCGCATCACCCTCACTCTTTTAGACTGAGCTTTTTTGGGGGCTTCATGATTAGGCTTCACCACCAGGCTAGGATGTAGTATGATCATGAGATGAGTTTACCGATGTTGAAGTGGGCAGTCATGGGGCTGTTGTTAATTCAGAATGCTTTTGGCTGTCTCTGGGACAAAGACACGCTTGATGCTGAACGCGCTCGTTTCCCCGGTATCGGGGTTTTGATCAGCGGAAGCTTTGCCCGCCACTCAAAAGAGTTTCATCAGTGGCGCATTCAGCAGCGTGAGAAAGACATCGCTTCAGATCAATCCTTGCCAATTCACTTGGATGACTTGGCCGTTTCCCAACACAAACTGGGGGATCATCAGGCGGCCATTCAGACGATGTTACGTAAAGACAAACTGATCCCGGGTTTGTATGAGACGTACTCAAACCTTGGCACCTTTTATATTTACACCGGAGATCTCAAAGAAGCCCTCCGTTACATCGACAAAGCTCTCGCCATCAATGCCAATGCCCACTTTGGTCGCGAGAAGTATCAAAAGTGGTTAGTGGAATGGATTCTGGAAACTCGCGCCACGCCGCCCGAACCGGAAGGACCTTCGGAGATCGGTTATGGTGGTATTCCAGGGTTTGCCTCTTTTGTCGCCAGAATGGAAGCTGGAGGGATGCCTGCCAGCCGCACACAAAGTTTGACGCTCAGCACCAAACAACGGGCTGATGCCATCCGTGGCGTGACGGGCATGATCTTCTTTGCTGACTATGACAATCCATTGCTACAGGAAGCTCTGGGAGATCTTCTCATTGCCGGAGACATCCGGGATAATGCGGCAAACCTCGCCAGTCTTTGCTACATGCACGCCGCTTTGAAAGCCCCGAATGAAACGGAAAAAGCGCGTCTCATGAAGAAGTGTGAATTGAGTGGTCGTGTTTCTTATGGGTTCGATCTCAAGAAAGTCGAAACTAGCCTCAAGACTGCCCTCAAAAAGGGGGCGGAGTATCAGGAGTCCGTTCGCCAAGATGAAGTGAAATGGATTGCCGAGGGCCATGACGCCTCGGCTGAGTTTCAGAAAAAGTATCTGGTCCCGTCGTCACCAGAGGTGAAATAACAAGATGATCTAAATTCATGCACTTGCATTCCAGATAGGCAGCGGTGCCTTTTTCATTGGCAAGATGGGGGTAGATGCTTCGTGATAAGGAAATGCGATTCTTTCTGCTCTTCGGATTCTTTTTAACCATCCTGTCCACCCATGGGGCAGATCGGCCTAACATCATCCTCATCATGGCGGATGACATGGGTTACTCCGACTTGGGTTGTTTTGGCAGCGAGATTGATACACCGAACCTGGATGCTTTGGCCAAGGGAGGCGTGCGCTTCACTCAGTTTTACAACACCGCCCGCTGCTGCCCCACCCGCGCGGCTTTGCTCACCGGTTTGTATCCGCATCAGGCAGGCATCGGCCACATGATGGATGACAAAGGCCTGCCAGGTTATCGTGGCGAACTGAGCCGGGATGCCGTGACCATCGCAGAAGTGCTCAAGCCTGCAGGTTATCGCACCTACATGGCTGGAAAATGGCACGTCACCAAAAAAGTGAACCCTCTGGTTGCCGATGCCAAAGAAAACTGGCCTCTCCAGCGCGGGTTCGATCGTTTTTATGGCACCATTCATGGTGCAGGCAGCTATTTTGATCCCAACACGCTCACCCGTGATAACGAATTCATCTCCCCCTTTGCCGATAAGGATTATCAGCCCAAGTCTTTCTACTACACCGATGCCATTGCTGACCACGCCACACGCTTTGTGGCAGATCATGCGCGAGATCACCAGGCGCAGCCTTTTTTCATGTATGTGGCCATGACGGCGCCTCACTGGCCCATGCACGCAAAGCCAGAAGACATGGCCAAATACAAGGGCAAATATGATGGGGGTTATGATGCCATCCGCGCGGCCCGCGTAGAGAAGATGAAAAAACTGAGGCTCCTGCCGCCAAGTTGGCAGGTGACTGCGCAAGCAGGCGGATCTTGGAGCACGGTGAAAAATCGCGAGTTCGAAACCCGCTGCATGGAAGTCTTTGCGGCGATGATTGACTGCATGGACCAAGGCATCGGCCGTCTCGTAGCTGAACTCAAAAAGCAGGGGCAGTATGAAAATACTCTGATTCTTTTCTTCCAGGATAACGGCGGTTGTGCCGAAGGCATGGGGCGCAACGGCCCCCTTAAACCGCGTGCCTCACAACCCACTTTACCCGCAATGGCGGCTACCGATTTACAGCCAGACATGATCCCCAAACAAACCCGGGATGGTTACCCGATGCGCCAGGGTTATGGCATCCTTCCTGGGGGGGCGGATACCTATCACGGTTACGGTGAAGCATGGGCGAATGTCAGCAACACACCCTTTCGAGAATACAAGCACTGGGTGCATGAAGGCGGGATCAGCACGCCTCTCGTGGCTCATTGGCCAAAGGGCATCCCGGCTGGGCGTCATAATGCACTGGAGACTCAGCCTGCCCACCTCATTGATCTCATGGCCACCTGTGTGGATGTCGCCGGGGCTCGTTACCCCACGCAGCATGCTGGGCAGAAGATTAAGCCTGTCGAAGGCGTGAGTCTGCACCCGGCTCTCAAAGGTGAATCGATTGGCCGCAAGGAGCCCATCTTCTTTGAGCATGAAGGCAACCGGGCTGTGCGTGATGGTATCTGGAAACTCGTCGCCAAAGGCCCGCAGGGTGCTTGGGAACTTTACAATATGGAGGCTGATCGCACAGAACAGCATGACCTCGCTGCGAGTGAGCCAGAACGCGTGAAAGCTATGGCGAACCAATGGGAAACCTGGGCCAAACGTGCCCAAGTCATCCCCTGGATTTGGGGTTTGCCGCATGGTGACCCTTTGCCTAACAAAAAAGGTAAGAAGGGTAAAAAGAAAGTCTGAATATGCACCGCCTTCTTTGC comes from Prosthecobacter dejongeii and encodes:
- a CDS encoding arylsulfatase; its protein translation is MRFFLLFGFFLTILSTHGADRPNIILIMADDMGYSDLGCFGSEIDTPNLDALAKGGVRFTQFYNTARCCPTRAALLTGLYPHQAGIGHMMDDKGLPGYRGELSRDAVTIAEVLKPAGYRTYMAGKWHVTKKVNPLVADAKENWPLQRGFDRFYGTIHGAGSYFDPNTLTRDNEFISPFADKDYQPKSFYYTDAIADHATRFVADHARDHQAQPFFMYVAMTAPHWPMHAKPEDMAKYKGKYDGGYDAIRAARVEKMKKLRLLPPSWQVTAQAGGSWSTVKNREFETRCMEVFAAMIDCMDQGIGRLVAELKKQGQYENTLILFFQDNGGCAEGMGRNGPLKPRASQPTLPAMAATDLQPDMIPKQTRDGYPMRQGYGILPGGADTYHGYGEAWANVSNTPFREYKHWVHEGGISTPLVAHWPKGIPAGRHNALETQPAHLIDLMATCVDVAGARYPTQHAGQKIKPVEGVSLHPALKGESIGRKEPIFFEHEGNRAVRDGIWKLVAKGPQGAWELYNMEADRTEQHDLAASEPERVKAMANQWETWAKRAQVIPWIWGLPHGDPLPNKKGKKGKKKV
- a CDS encoding arylsulfatase produces the protein MKRFLLVLLSLCSMALAQLPKPNVVVFLADDAGWGDYSQNGNQMVSTPHIDSIAKAGVTLDRFFVCPVCSPTRAEFLTGRYHPRGGVRGVSTGQERLDLSEKTVADAFKAAGYATGAFGKWHNGSQWPYHPMARGFDEYYGHTSGHWGEYFDPPLEQNGKMVREKGYIVDICTDKVLSFIDRNKEKPFFCYVPFTTPHSPWAALEKDWQRLKDKPITQTATDVAKEVADETRCALAMIENQDGNVGRVLDKLKEHGLTKNTIVIYFSDNGPNSHRWTGGMKGKKGTTDEGGVRSTFYISWPSSLPQGHTVTQIAGAIDLLPTLVSLAQIPRVGDKPLDGRDLTPLLKKQDTGWPDRMIFSTWGSNISVRTQQHRLDNAGQLYDMRADPGQTKAINDQEPAIAAKLSAAVATWREEVFGVATEEVKAKGKKKGAGNAVDPRPIPVGYREFPITMLPARDGDPRGGVKRSSNAPNCSYFVNWTNKEDHLVWLLDVHTAGRYEVTVDYTCPVGDAGSTVELSFKDSRLKNQVTPGWDPPLYTNQDTLPRPDGESQMKEFRTLNLGQMKLQAGQGPLTLRALEIPGKSVMDLRRITLTLLD
- a CDS encoding tetratricopeptide repeat protein, with amino-acid sequence MLKWAVMGLLLIQNAFGCLWDKDTLDAERARFPGIGVLISGSFARHSKEFHQWRIQQREKDIASDQSLPIHLDDLAVSQHKLGDHQAAIQTMLRKDKLIPGLYETYSNLGTFYIYTGDLKEALRYIDKALAINANAHFGREKYQKWLVEWILETRATPPEPEGPSEIGYGGIPGFASFVARMEAGGMPASRTQSLTLSTKQRADAIRGVTGMIFFADYDNPLLQEALGDLLIAGDIRDNAANLASLCYMHAALKAPNETEKARLMKKCELSGRVSYGFDLKKVETSLKTALKKGAEYQESVRQDEVKWIAEGHDASAEFQKKYLVPSSPEVK